The following are encoded in a window of Arthrobacter antioxidans genomic DNA:
- a CDS encoding VOC family protein — MSTLLIDAPSGEAGASAVFWAGALGVPVESPLGEPQFHTLLNCVPDLVVAVQSIDDTARYHVDIETDDVSAEVARLTALGAVEVADWQGCRTLRVPGGHLLCVIPVHSSEATFKTLAHMW, encoded by the coding sequence TTGTCCACCCTGCTGATCGACGCCCCGTCGGGTGAGGCCGGAGCCAGTGCGGTCTTCTGGGCCGGCGCACTTGGCGTACCGGTCGAGAGTCCGCTTGGTGAGCCGCAATTCCACACGCTGCTGAATTGCGTTCCGGACCTCGTTGTCGCCGTCCAATCCATCGACGACACCGCCCGGTACCACGTCGACATCGAAACCGATGATGTGTCGGCGGAGGTCGCCCGCCTGACCGCGCTCGGCGCCGTCGAAGTGGCCGACTGGCAGGGCTGCCGCACCCTACGCGTCCCCGGCGGCCATCTGCTGTGCGTCATTCCCGTTCACAGTAGCGAGGCGACGTTCAAGACCCTCGCACACATGTGGTGA